The genomic DNA GGGCAGGTGCCGTCGATCATCCTGCCGAAACGCCCGGGCGGAAAGGCTGCGTGCCCTCGATTAGCGTTTTGGTCAGATCATCCTTTATGCTTGAGCGTCGGCAAGGAAGTCCCCCGGGACACCCTTCGGCCCCATCGTTTAGCGGCCTAGGACGCCGCCCTTTCACGGCGGTAGCACGGGTTCGAATCCCGTTGGGGTCACTCCGTCCGATACAATTTAAAAGCATGGCCCTGTAGCGCAGTTGGTTAGCGTGCCGCCCTGTCACGGCGGAGGTCGCGGGTTCAAGTCCCGTCAGGGTCGCTCTAAGCGACGGGCCCTTTTTTCGAAGAGGGCCTTTCGTCTAGGTTGCGGCAGTTCTACGATTTGCCGCATGGCTCTGTAGCTCAGTTGGTAGAGCGCACGACTGAAAATCGTGAGGTCACGGGATCGACGCCCGTCGGAGCCACAAGGTGACCGTTACAGTCATCCTAGAAACCCTCGCCTAGCTTCTAACATGGCGGGGGTTTTGCTTTGCCCTGATGGGTGCCGGTTTCCGCACCTTTCTCTGGGACTGTTCCGGCTGGTCGTTGAGCGAGCGCAGCGAGTACTTTCCCTGCTCCACGACGAACAACTCGAAGGCAGACGCGTGGGGCGCACCTGGCTCGTCGACGAGACGTCGGTTGCCGCGCGAGCATCACTCGGCGTTTCAGCAGGACGACCATGGACCGCGGCAACCATCCGTCGCATCATGGGTGCGCTCTCGGACGGCGGCCGGCTCGGCACGCGTGACACCGGTCTAATCATGCGTACCAGCACCGACGAGCTCGCGGCGAAGATAGGCCAGGCGATCACGGTTCGCCGATACTCCACAAAGTGGATGGAGCGCGTGGCCGAGCACCTCACGCTTACCGGGGAGAGCGCGATCGATCGGATCACTACCGAGCCGGGGCGGCAGTTGCACGCCGGTGCCCGCGGTCTCCATGGATATGTTCGCAGCGGCGGCTCACTTCGTGCGCTTACGAGCGCTGCGCGCCTCGTCGAGGATTCGACTGGTGACGTTTTCGTCTACCGGATTCGCGACGATGCGTTCCCCTGGCAGGAGACGCCCGTCGCGCTCGTCGCAGCAGACTGCTTCCGATCGACGTCTACGCGCGTCCGATCAGTCGGAATCGACGCACTGGGGCAGATGAGGGCGCAATGGTTGACGAACATCGCCTGACGGACGTCGACATACTCCTGAACCTCGAAGCAATCGCCGCCGACGTCAGCGCTGTGGCCGGACCGCTCCAGCGCCTGGGCATGCGTCCCGTGGAGCCCCGTGGCCCCTTCCACAGATTCGCTCGAGGCGAAGATATCGTCGACGTCATGGTCACCAACCTGGCAGGCCCCGAGAGATGGATGTCGCGCCCCATCATGCGCGCCCCTGGTGCCACGCTCGCGCTGCAGGATCCCGACATCTACATCGTGAAACCGACGGCCACGACGTTCAGATCGCCGTTCCTCGCACACCGGCAGCACTCGTGCTCAAGGCCGCCACCTTCAAGAACGTGAGAACTTTCTATACTCATTCAAGGCTGGCCTCCGGCCTGCTGTGCGGGCACCACCGGACACAGGCTTACAGTTGTGGATCCGAACTATCGGCGAACCTGCGTCCGCTTTCAATGTCCTCGCTAGATCCCCCGTCCACTTTCAATCTCATGCCCATAATGTAGGTAGATCCAAATACACTTACATTGTGGACGTCGAACGCTTCGGAACCAGCCCTCTAGATGAGTGAGTCCGATTGGGTTTAGTGGTCGTAGGCGATGAGTGAGCGTTTGACGGGTGCTCCGATGAGCCAGTTGTGCCAGATTCCGGCTGCGAGGGCGAGGAGCCGTGCGGCGACGCGGGAGTAAACACCAGCGATGGTGCGTCCGCCGTGGTCTTCGAGGGTGAGTTGGCCTTTGAGCGTGTCGAACACGGACTCGACCCATTGTCGGATCCCGCCGAGTTTCCCGAACCTCGGTTTCTCGTCCTTGCGATCGGGACGGATCAGGTGTGCGCCGAGGTCCTCGGTGATGAAGGTTTCGAACTCGCGCCCGGCGAAGCCTTTGTCGCCGATGATGACTTGTCCAGGCTGGATGAGGTGGCGGTCGTGGTCGAGCATCGCTGCCGCGGCTTCGCGTTCACCGATCTTCGGATTCGCGAGTCCCCAGACCACGGGCATCCCGTCCGGTGTGCAGACCAGGTAGAGGCGGAAGCCCCAGAAGAACCGGGAATGTGAGGCACAGTACCCGTAGCCGGCGTCACCGGCAAGGTCGGAGCGTTTCACCGTCTCGCGGGACTTCCCACACGGCAGTGGGGTGGAATCGATCAGCCGGGTGACTTCGTTCCATGACGGGGTATCGCGGGCAAGCTCCGTGATCACCGCGGACAGCAGCCCGGTGGATTGGCGGACGCGCTTGCCCCACCCGGACTGGCCAGGCAGCGCCGGAAACATGCTCTTCAAGTGGGTGCGGGCGTATCGGATCCATTTCCGGTCAGAGGAGATCCCGAGCAGGTGCTGCGCGACGAGTAGACACAGCAGCTCGACATCGTTCAACGCGGGCTTGCGACCGGGGTGGTGGTCCCGGGTGAAGCCGATCGCGGGCAGGATCCGGTCATCGAGATGGACGTAAAGTGTGATCAGGAGGGTGTTGAGGTCGGTATTCACACATTGGGCTTAACACCCTCTGCCAACGATTAACAGCCTCCACGCCGTTCACAGCCAATCGGACTCACTCATCTAGGCTCCCTCACTCCCATCTCTGGCGTCGATGGACGCTTCAACCGTCCGTTCGAGCACTTTGCCTATGTCGCAGATCCGCTGACTGACGAACCACAACTCGAAGGTGCTACCTGGCACGCGGTCACTCGAGCCAGTCGAGCGCTCGCACGACTCGACCAAGCCTCACGCCAAGTCCCCAACCCACGACTGTTCCTCCGCCCTACGCTCCGCCGCGAAGCGCAAAGCACGTCCGCGCTCGAGGGCACGTTTGCCCCTCTTGAGCAGGTCTTGGCTTCCGACGCAACCGAGATCAGCGGGCGCAGCAAAGAGCTTCAAGAGGTCCTCAACTACATCGAAGCCGCCACCCTGGCATACGACGCGGTCGAGCAAGGACGCACCGTGAACGTCGGTCTTCTAGAGACAGTGCACGCCATCCTCGTTCGCGGCACCGATGCCGACACCGAGCAGGCCGGGCGAGTGCGCACATCGCAGGTCGCGATTGGGAGCCCGACCGGCGCCATCGAGGACGCTCGTTTTGTCCCGATGCCTCCAGGAGTCGCTCTAGGAGTAGCGGTTCAAGACTTCACACAGTGGATCAACCGAAGCGGTGCAGCACGCGATCCCATCGTTGCTGCCGCAATGGCCCACTACCAGTTCGAGACGCTCCACCCGTTCAACGACGGCAACGGGCGCATCGGTCGCCTGACGGTCGTGTTGCAGTTCATGACTGACGGCCTTGTCGGTGAGCCCCTGCTCAGCGTCTCACCCTGGCTTGAGGCGAGACGCGCGACCTACCAGGAGCACCTCGCGCAAGTCTCAGCCACTGGTGATTGGAACCCATGGATCGCATTCTTCGCAGAGGGGATCGCCGCGTCTGCCGAGGACGTAGCCCATCGCGTAAATCGGATACTCGCTGTTCAGGCACGCTACGTGCAGATTCTTCAAGGAGCGGGGGCACGTGGCGTTATTCGCGACATCGTTGACGCGCTGATCGGGGACCAAGTCATAACGGTGTCGCTCATGAGCGACCGATTCGGCCGAACGCCTCAGGCTGTATCACCAGCGATCCAGAAGCTAGTCGATCTTGGGATACTGTCAGGCCCGTACGGCACCTATGGGCGCCAATTCATCGCCGATGATATCTTTCTTGCCGTCACCGCGCCCCCCGGACGCGTACCGCTCCCTGATGATCCGCTTCGTCATGAGACTAACGATGAACCTTCTCGCCTCTGACGCATGATGAGCCAGGCACAAACAATTCCAGCGCCGGGGGCGCCGCTGCGACAGAGCAGAGCAACAGCACGGCGACGATGAGCGTGCCTACATCGATCGACAGTTCGTCAAGAGGCGAGTCCATCAAGGAGCCTCGTTGCAAGGCTAGCGACGATCGACCCTAGGGCCCCGGAAGCTGTATCTCCGGAGAAGGAACCCAGCCATCGCAACGCAGCAGGGAGTCTCGGATCGGAGACATCACGTCGTTCGATCACGTCGTCCACAACACCCACTGCACGAGAGAGCTTGGCCCGCGTCCCGGGTTCTGTGACTATCCCAATGAGACGTTCCGCCTCGAACGACAAGGCCGTCAGGTCACGCTCAGCGGCCTCCAAGTGATAGGAGAACGTACCGCTATTGCGCTGGTCGCCAGCACCAAAGTGAGCTGGCCCATTCACGATGATCCGTTCGGCGTGCGGCCCATACGCCTCCCCAGGAGTTTTGAGTTAGCCGCCCCGCAGTCGGCGGTTCCCCCATCAACAACTGGATCAGACCATACTCAGGGAGAACGATCTGCCCTCGCCGCACAAGGTCACGCGCAAGCTGGATCGCCTCTTGCGGCGTGACGCCATAGGACGCCCATGCCTCCCGAGTCATCGGGACATCTGTATGGGTGTCTCTCGCGATCGCACGCCAACTCATCAGAACGTCATGTCCGAGTTCCTCAAGCTGTTCGTCCGTCAATGTGGTCGCTGTCACCTGTCGGACTCGATAGGCGGCGCCGGCCCCAACTACTACAAGCAATAGGATCGGCAGGCCGATCGAAATCAATCAGGCACGGACCCTCCAAGATGACGAACTTCCGGACAGCCTACGCAGGCGCAGCTATCTGTGCCGGGTTCCGTGCCGGTAGCTCCACTGAAACCACTCCAAACCAGCCGTCACCAACGATGATATCTTCCGCGGAATCACGCGGCGAACGGCGACCAACGGGTACCCGCTACCCCACGGAATCCAACTGAAACTCGCGAGGTCACGGATCGACGCCCGTCGGAGCCGCTGTCCCTCAAGAGGCTTTTACTCTTGGGGGCCCTTTCAGTTAAGTCCTGGTCCGAGTAAAAGGTTGCCGTCAGGCGTCGAGCCCGGCTGTCGCCGTCGCGAGGTCGGCGACGACATCGCTCAGTTGGCCGGTCTTCTCGAGCACCGCACGCTGACGCATCGCGCCGTTGCCGCGAGTGAAGATCCGATCGACCTGCTCCTCGACACGCGCCTCGTCGCCGTTGTCGCGCAGCGCCGCACGAACGTGCTCGATGAGGTCGGCGACGACCTCGCGTGCGGCACGGGGTTTGAACGTTCGAGGATCGATCAGGTCACCTTCGATGCCGAACCGTCCGGCCTGCCAGCTCATGAGCCGAAGCATCGAGACGGAGATCGCCGGCGGGCCCTCGCCCTCGCGCCAT from Microbacterium profundi includes the following:
- a CDS encoding IS982 family transposase → MNTDLNTLLITLYVHLDDRILPAIGFTRDHHPGRKPALNDVELLCLLVAQHLLGISSDRKWIRYARTHLKSMFPALPGQSGWGKRVRQSTGLLSAVITELARDTPSWNEVTRLIDSTPLPCGKSRETVKRSDLAGDAGYGYCASHSRFFWGFRLYLVCTPDGMPVVWGLANPKIGEREAAAAMLDHDRHLIQPGQVIIGDKGFAGREFETFITEDLGAHLIRPDRKDEKPRFGKLGGIRQWVESVFDTLKGQLTLEDHGGRTIAGVYSRVAARLLALAAGIWHNWLIGAPVKRSLIAYDH
- a CDS encoding Fic family protein, with protein sequence MTDEPQLEGATWHAVTRASRALARLDQASRQVPNPRLFLRPTLRREAQSTSALEGTFAPLEQVLASDATEISGRSKELQEVLNYIEAATLAYDAVEQGRTVNVGLLETVHAILVRGTDADTEQAGRVRTSQVAIGSPTGAIEDARFVPMPPGVALGVAVQDFTQWINRSGAARDPIVAAAMAHYQFETLHPFNDGNGRIGRLTVVLQFMTDGLVGEPLLSVSPWLEARRATYQEHLAQVSATGDWNPWIAFFAEGIAASAEDVAHRVNRILAVQARYVQILQGAGARGVIRDIVDALIGDQVITVSLMSDRFGRTPQAVSPAIQKLVDLGILSGPYGTYGRQFIADDIFLAVTAPPGRVPLPDDPLRHETNDEPSRL